The Euphorbia lathyris chromosome 3, ddEupLath1.1, whole genome shotgun sequence genome contains a region encoding:
- the LOC136221701 gene encoding wall-associated receptor kinase 2-like, producing the protein MLALWIFMLFTAATSQDVVTSSDDCPRMCGNVHVPYPFGINHTSATSAVNPSCAMNSSFFFFICNSSFSPPRLFFARNMPIHNISVEEGTISVRVDSSSRCYNTTGLVSSFGQSIRLGNGPFTFSDSRNKLIAIGCDTLALMQDTQKTFGSGCISLCNRNVTLEGSCSGFGCCQTSVPQNLKTLTISLASPTNHSNVLQFNPCEYAFIADQRTFNVSDLQLSTQPFSRITQEFVKSDVVIEWVAREETCEEAQSNSNSVCGSNTNCSYSENGNGYRCVCKDGFTGNPYLPQGCQDIDECKEANKYPCQGSCKNIIGSYTCKCPIGMRGDGKSGCQGFRVTAIAAVVGAVLFTMIIAMLILIMYKRRRKETNFFRNGGMLLKHQRVRIFTEAELVKATKNYDESQLLGEGGFGYVYKGILADGTQIAVKKAKDISKAQINQEYQQEIGIVSQVNHKNVVKILGLCLETKVPLLVYEFISNGTLFQHIHHKKPQALANWKNRLRVAEETALALNYLHSLADPPIIHGDVKTSNILLDDTYTAKVSDFGASVLISPGDSDMASKIKGTFGYLDPEYLMTGCLTEKSDVYSFGVVLVELLTGEKPNFMARSGEKSNVIQYFISSIESHDLDQLVCFGVANEDEMEEIEAFAEIAKQCLCSSGAKRPTMKEVADEFGRLRKLNERSRWNHDKKSEEETEHLLGESSYDSIHVENLNQHDIYSLEMDLYPAYSI; encoded by the exons atgTTAGCTTTGTGGATTTTTATGCTGTTTACAGCAGCAACATCACAAGATGTAGTCACATCCTCCGATGATTGTCCCAGAATGTGTGGAAATGTTCATGTTCCCTACCCTTTTGGAATCAACCACACATCTGCTACTTCTGCTGTAAATCCCAGCTGTGCAATGaactcttccttcttcttcttcatatgCAATTCAAGTTTCAGTCCTCCTCGCCTATTCTTCGCTCGAAACATGCCTATTCATAACATATCAGTTGAAGAAGGAACCATCTCTGTCCGAGTTGATTCGTCATCCAGGTGCTACAACACCACCGGATTAGTAAGTTCTTTTGGTCAGTCAATCCGGCTAGGAAATGGTCCATTCACATTCTCCGATTCAAGAAACAAGCTCATTGCAATTGGCTGCGACACTTTAGCTCTGATGCAGGACACTCAGAAAACATTCGGCAGTGGCTGCATATCCTTGTGTAATCGGAATGTAACTCTAGAGGGTTCTTGCTCCGGTTTTGGATGCTGCCAGACTTCTGTGCCTCAAAATTTGAAGACTTTAACTATTAGTCTTGCAAGTCCAACTAATCACAGCAACGTTTTGCAGTTCAATCCTTGTGAATATGCTTTCATAGCTGATCAAAGGACATTTAATGTCTCCGATTTGCAGCTTTCGACTCAGCCTTTTTCGAGGATAACTCAAGAGTTTGTTAAGTCTGATGTTGTCATTGAATGGGTTGCTAGAGAGGAGACATGTGAGGAAGCTCAATCAAATTCGAATTCGGTCTGTGGGAGTAATACTAATTGCTCCTACTCCGAAAATGGCAACGGATATCGATGTGTTTGCAAGGATGGATTCACTGGAAATCCTTATCTCCCACAAGGATGCCAAG ACATAGATGAGTGTAAGGAGGCGAACAAGTACCCGTGTCAGGGTAGTTGCAAGAACATTATTGGGAGTTACACTTGCAAATGCCCGATTGGGATGCGAGGAGATGGGAAATCTGGTTGTCAAGGATTTCGAGTCACTGCTATTGCTGCAG TTGTGGGAGCAGTATTGTTTACAATGATCATTGCTATGCTCATATTGATAATGTACAAAAGGCGTCGAAAAGAGACCAACTTTTTTCGAAATGGAGGCATGCTGTTGAAGCATCAAAGAGTCAGAATCTTCACTGAAGCAGAACTGGTAAAAGCCACCAAGAATTATGATGAAAGTCAGCTTCTCGGTGAAGGTGGATTCGGTTACGTTTACAAAGGAATATTAGCAGATGGCACACAGATTGCTGTAAAGAAGGCTAAAGACATAAGCAAGGCTCAAATAAATCAAGAGTATCAACAAGAAATTGGGATTGTTTCACAGGTTAACCATAAAAATGTGGTGAAAATATTAGGCCTATGCTTGGAAACAAAAGTACCATTATTGGTTTATGAATTCATCTCAAATGGAACACTCTTCCAACATATCCATCACAAAAAGCCTCAAGCTTTAGCAAATTGGAAAAACCGATTACGCGTCGCGGAAGAGACTGCACTTGCTCTTAACTATCTGCATTCTTTAGCAGACCCTCCGATCATTCACGGAGATGTCAAGACATCAAACATTCTATTAGATGATACTTATACTGCAAAAGTATCCGATTTCGGAGCTTCAGTGCTAATATCTCCAGGAGATTCTGATATGGCTTCGAAAATCAAAGGAACATTCGGTTATTTGGATCCTGAGTACCTTATGACCGGTTGTTTAACAGAAAAGAGCGATGTCTATAGCTTCGGAGTTGTTCTTGTCGAGCTTTTAACAGGAGAAAAGCCGAATTTTATGGCAAGAAGTGGAGAAAAGAGCAACGTTATTCAGTACTTTATTTCATCAATAGAAAGTCATGATCTTGATCAACTAGTATGTTTCGGAGTTGCGAATGAAGACGAAATGGAAGAGATTGAAGCATTTGCGGAGATCGCGAAGCAATGTCTATGCAGTAGTGGCGCGAAAAGGCCAACGATGAAAGAAGTTGCAGATGAATTTGGAAGATTGAGAAAGTTGAATGAGAGAAGTAGATGGAATCATGATAAGAaaagtgaagaagaaactgaacaTTTATTAGGTGAATCATCTTATGATTCCATTCATGTTGAAAATCTTAACCAACATGATATTTATAGTCTTGAGATGGACTTATATCCTGCTTATAGCATTTAA